ATATTGGCATTGATGTTCTGACCATCACTCAACGTTAGTTCCGCTTGAATTTCTCGCCCGAGATGAACTAGTCGGCTGACCTTCGCAGGGGTGGCCGCACCGATGGGCTGGGTTGTGATGACCACATCATGGGGACGCACAAAGATCTTGGGCGCAACCGCATTGAAGGTATTGCCCTGAAACAGGCAAGAAGAACTCGGCAGAATATTTACCGGGCCAATAAAACTCATCACAAAGGCGGAGGCGGGTTGGTCGTAAATTTCAGTCGGTGAGCCAACTTGTTCGACCTTGCCGTTGTTCATCACCACAATCTCATCCGCAAGTTCCATGGCTTCTTCCTGATCATGGGTGACTAAAATTGTGGTGACATTGACTTCAGTGTGCAGTCGATGCAGCCAACCACGCAAGTCTTTGCGCACCTTGGCATCCAGTGCCCCAAAGGGTTCATCGAGAAGCAGGATACTGGGTTCAATGGCCAGGGCCCTTGCCAGGGCCACCCGTTGCCGCTGCCCTCCGGATAGCTGCGATGGATAGCGATTTCCCAGACCTTGCAGTTGAATCAAATCCAGCAATTCCTCAACCTTGGCCTTACTTCTGCCTTTCTTCCTCCCCTGCTGTAGGTTTTGCAGCTCCAGTCCAAAGGCAATATTCTCCCGGACGGTCAAGTGCTTAAACAGAGCGTAGTGCTGAAAAACAAATCCAATCCCCCGATCCTGGACACTTTTAAAGGTCACATCCTGACCTGCAATCAGAATCCTGCCAGCATCGGCTTGTTCCAAGCCAGCAACCAGCCGCAGCAAGGTAGATTTACCCGATCCAGAGGC
Above is a window of Neosynechococcus sphagnicola sy1 DNA encoding:
- a CDS encoding sulfate/molybdate ABC transporter ATP-binding protein, which produces MTIVVENLSKQFGNFKAVDQVSLEIKPGKLVALLGASGSGKSTLLRLVAGLEQADAGRILIAGQDVTFKSVQDRGIGFVFQHYALFKHLTVRENIAFGLELQNLQQGRKKGRSKAKVEELLDLIQLQGLGNRYPSQLSGGQRQRVALARALAIEPSILLLDEPFGALDAKVRKDLRGWLHRLHTEVNVTTILVTHDQEEAMELADEIVVMNNGKVEQVGSPTEIYDQPASAFVMSFIGPVNILPSSSCLFQGNTFNAVAPKIFVRPHDVVITTQPIGAATPAKVSRLVHLGREIQAELTLSDGQNINANIRREHFDQIRLELEQQVYIQPKFAKTFSSGGR